One window of the Camelina sativa cultivar DH55 chromosome 1, Cs, whole genome shotgun sequence genome contains the following:
- the LOC109132197 gene encoding pathogen-related protein-like: MRATFNISEESFESSHDAFRSALPRGFAWEVLYVYSRPPVIAFKFRHWGYFEGTFKGHAPTGEMVQFLGLGVLKVDESLRAEEIEIYYDPGELFGGLLKGPPISETKTTDTGDNTAEKKSCPFTH, from the exons ATGAGAGCTACGTTCAACATTTCG GAAGAGAGCTTCGAGTCATCACATGACGCCTTTAGATCTGCTTTACCACGCGGCTTTGCATGGGAAGTACTCTATGTGTACTCAAGACCGCCTGTTATCGCCTTCAAGTTTAGACACTGGGGATACTTTGAAGGAACTTTCAAAGGTCATGCTCCTACTGGGGAAATGGTTCAGTTCCTGGGTCTAGGAGTTCTAAAG GTTGATGAATCGCTTAGAGCAGAGGAGATTGAGATTTACTATGATCCAGGAGAACTGTTCGGGGGACTACTCAAGGGACCTCCTATATCAGAGACCAAAACCACAGACACTGGAGACAACACTGCAGAGAAAAAAAGCTGCCCATTCACACactaa
- the LOC104704093 gene encoding pathogen-related protein-like, which translates to MYYKIETREFSIQVQCSRLPQEFQYYKPEEESFESSHDAFRSALPRGFAWEVLYVYSRPPVIAFKFRHWGYFEGTFKGHAPTGEMVQFLGLGVLKVDESLRAEEIEIYYDPGELFGGLLKGPPISETKTTDTGDNTAEK; encoded by the exons ATGTATTATAAGATCGAGACTCGAGAGTTCAGTATCCAAGTACAGTGTTCCAGGTTGCCTCAAGAGTTTCAGTACTACAAGCCAGAGGAAGAGAGCTTCGAGTCATCACATGACGCCTTTAGATCTGCTTTACCACGCGGCTTTGCATGGGAAGTACTCTATGTGTACTCAAGACCGCCTGTTATCGCCTTCAAGTTTAGACACTGGGGATACTTTGAAGGAACTTTCAAAGGTCATGCTCCTACTGGGGAAATGGTTCAGTTCCTGGGTCTAGGAGTTCTAAAG GTTGATGAATCGCTTAGAGCAGAGGAGATTGAGATTTACTATGATCCAGGAGAACTGTTCGGGGGACTACTCAAGGGACCTCCTATATCAGAGACCAAAACCACAGACACTGGAGACAACACTGCAGAGAAA
- the LOC109132203 gene encoding COBRA-like protein 5, which translates to MNKTRGSYTANVTIFNYLKYQDIQGPWSLNWLWVDNEILLSTLGAKSSNSTLRPGPPGWMHSRDDINRITIVDLPPQTDDDDDDDDDDDGQRNIVPAGDVIPWFREEEAGDLEKSSFSFHISVGRANLKYHHPPAIKVKLNTPNLKYWCGKVERVTGDLNSWSTSCVPSFFRVVVPRVI; encoded by the exons ATGAATAAAACTCGTGGTAGTTACACTGCTAACGTCACAATCTTCAACTACTTGAAGTATCAGGACATTCAAGGGCCGTGGTCATTGAATTGGCTATGGGTCGACAACGAAATCCTTTTAAGCACTCTTGGTGCTAAGAGCAGTAATTCTACGTTGCGTCCAGGGCCTCCAGGCTGGATGCACTCGCGTGATGACATAAATAGGATTACCATTGTGGACTTACCGCCacaaactgatgatgatgatgatgatgacgacgacgacgacggccAGCGAAATATAGTACCAGCGGGTGATGTGATTCCTTGGTTTAGAGAAGAGGAAGCCGGCGACCTCGAGAAAAGCTCTTTCTCATTCCATATTTCTGTTGGTCGAGCTAATCTAAAATATCATCATCCCCCGGCAATTAAGGTTAAGTTGAACACACCAAACTTGAAATACTGGTGTGGTAAAGTGGAgagagtcactggtgatttga attcGTGGAGCACGAGCTGCGTTCCCTCCTTCTTTAGAGTAGTTGTCCCCCGCGTGATCTGA
- the LOC104759758 gene encoding DNA repair protein recA homolog 2, mitochondrial isoform X1, which yields MGRLSWASPVQRFRFFSYLTQQKGTRSVLPCSGYRNRYLSSLVEASDCELDEVPDDSKVAEKDTALHLALSQLSGDFDKGSKLSLQRFLRKRRVSVIPTGSLNLDLALGVGGLPKGRMVEVYGKEASGKTTLALHIIKEAQKLGGYCAYLDAENAMDPSLAESIGVNTEELLISRPDSAEKMLSIVDMLTKSGSVDVIVVDSVAALAPQCELDVPVGERYKDAQSRIMTQALRKIHYSIGYSQTLIVFLNQVRSHVKSSMRFPHAEEVTCGGNALPFHAAIRLKMIRTGLIKTGNKISGLNVCVQVVKNKLAPGKKKSELGIHFGHGFYVEREVLELACEHGVIIREGTSYFIEGEVIDGKDAAEKYLVENKEVLDTVVEILRNQLFKM from the exons ATGGGTCGACTCTCATGGGCAAGTCCGGTTCAGAGATTCCGTTTCTTCTCTTACTTAACTCAG CAGAAGGGAACAAGAAGTGTTTTGCCTTGCTCTGGCTATAGAAATCGGTATCTTTCGTCTCTAG TTGAAGCTTCAGATTGTGAACTTGATGAAGTTCCAGATGATAGCAAAGTAGCGGAGAAAGACACTGCTCTACATTTAGCATTATCACAGCTTTCGGGTGATTTTGATAAAGGCTCCAAGTTGTCATTGCAGCGGTTTCTCAGAAAAAGGAGAGTTTCTGTGATACCCACTGGTTCCCTTAACCTTGATCTTgctcttggagttggaggattGCCAAAG ggAAGAATGGTTGAGGTTTACGGAAAAGAAGCTTCTGGAAAGACAACTCTAGCTCTTCATATCATCAAGGAAGCTCAAAAGCTTGGAG GTTATTGTGCTTATCTTGATGCTGAGAATGCCATGGATCCTTCTCTAGCTGAATCAATAGGTGTGAACACGGAGGAGCTTCTGATATCACGACCTGATTCTGCTGAAAAGATGCTAAGTATTGTCGATATGCTAACCAAAAGTGGGTCAGTAGACGTAATTGTGGTTGACAGT GTTGCTGCTCTTGCCCCTCAATGTGAACTTGATGTTCCTGTAGGAGAAAGATACAAAGACGCACAATCAAGAATAATGACGCAGGCGCTCAGAAAAATCCACTACTCAATTGGCTATTCTCAGACACTGATCGTTTTTCTTAATCAG GTCAGATCACATGTCAAATCAAGCATGCGTTTCCCCCACGCTGAAGAAGTGACTTGTGGAGGAAACGCATTGCCGTTTCACGCAGCTATACGTCTCAAAATGATAAGAACTGGGCTAATAAAGACTGGCAATAAG ATAAGTGGTCTCAATGTCTGCGTTCAAGTAGTGAAGAATAAACTGGCGCCAGGAAAGAAGAAATCTGAATTGGGAATTCACTTTGGTCATGGTTTCTATGTGGAGAGAGAAGTATTAGAATTGGCTTGTGAGCATGGAGTTATCATAAGAGAAGGAACTAGCTATTTCATCGAAGGCGAGGTCATTGATGGGAAAGACGCAGCTGAGAAGTATCTGGTTGAAAATAAAGAGGTTCTTGATACTGTTGTCGAAATCCTGAGAAACCAGCTTTTCAagatgtga
- the LOC104759758 gene encoding DNA repair protein recA homolog 2, mitochondrial isoform X2 — protein MGRLSWASPVQRFRFFSYLTQKGTRSVLPCSGYRNRYLSSLVEASDCELDEVPDDSKVAEKDTALHLALSQLSGDFDKGSKLSLQRFLRKRRVSVIPTGSLNLDLALGVGGLPKGRMVEVYGKEASGKTTLALHIIKEAQKLGGYCAYLDAENAMDPSLAESIGVNTEELLISRPDSAEKMLSIVDMLTKSGSVDVIVVDSVAALAPQCELDVPVGERYKDAQSRIMTQALRKIHYSIGYSQTLIVFLNQVRSHVKSSMRFPHAEEVTCGGNALPFHAAIRLKMIRTGLIKTGNKISGLNVCVQVVKNKLAPGKKKSELGIHFGHGFYVEREVLELACEHGVIIREGTSYFIEGEVIDGKDAAEKYLVENKEVLDTVVEILRNQLFKM, from the exons ATGGGTCGACTCTCATGGGCAAGTCCGGTTCAGAGATTCCGTTTCTTCTCTTACTTAACTCAG AAGGGAACAAGAAGTGTTTTGCCTTGCTCTGGCTATAGAAATCGGTATCTTTCGTCTCTAG TTGAAGCTTCAGATTGTGAACTTGATGAAGTTCCAGATGATAGCAAAGTAGCGGAGAAAGACACTGCTCTACATTTAGCATTATCACAGCTTTCGGGTGATTTTGATAAAGGCTCCAAGTTGTCATTGCAGCGGTTTCTCAGAAAAAGGAGAGTTTCTGTGATACCCACTGGTTCCCTTAACCTTGATCTTgctcttggagttggaggattGCCAAAG ggAAGAATGGTTGAGGTTTACGGAAAAGAAGCTTCTGGAAAGACAACTCTAGCTCTTCATATCATCAAGGAAGCTCAAAAGCTTGGAG GTTATTGTGCTTATCTTGATGCTGAGAATGCCATGGATCCTTCTCTAGCTGAATCAATAGGTGTGAACACGGAGGAGCTTCTGATATCACGACCTGATTCTGCTGAAAAGATGCTAAGTATTGTCGATATGCTAACCAAAAGTGGGTCAGTAGACGTAATTGTGGTTGACAGT GTTGCTGCTCTTGCCCCTCAATGTGAACTTGATGTTCCTGTAGGAGAAAGATACAAAGACGCACAATCAAGAATAATGACGCAGGCGCTCAGAAAAATCCACTACTCAATTGGCTATTCTCAGACACTGATCGTTTTTCTTAATCAG GTCAGATCACATGTCAAATCAAGCATGCGTTTCCCCCACGCTGAAGAAGTGACTTGTGGAGGAAACGCATTGCCGTTTCACGCAGCTATACGTCTCAAAATGATAAGAACTGGGCTAATAAAGACTGGCAATAAG ATAAGTGGTCTCAATGTCTGCGTTCAAGTAGTGAAGAATAAACTGGCGCCAGGAAAGAAGAAATCTGAATTGGGAATTCACTTTGGTCATGGTTTCTATGTGGAGAGAGAAGTATTAGAATTGGCTTGTGAGCATGGAGTTATCATAAGAGAAGGAACTAGCTATTTCATCGAAGGCGAGGTCATTGATGGGAAAGACGCAGCTGAGAAGTATCTGGTTGAAAATAAAGAGGTTCTTGATACTGTTGTCGAAATCCTGAGAAACCAGCTTTTCAagatgtga
- the LOC104759758 gene encoding DNA repair protein recA homolog 2, mitochondrial isoform X3 has protein sequence MIEASDCELDEVPDDSKVAEKDTALHLALSQLSGDFDKGSKLSLQRFLRKRRVSVIPTGSLNLDLALGVGGLPKGRMVEVYGKEASGKTTLALHIIKEAQKLGGYCAYLDAENAMDPSLAESIGVNTEELLISRPDSAEKMLSIVDMLTKSGSVDVIVVDSVAALAPQCELDVPVGERYKDAQSRIMTQALRKIHYSIGYSQTLIVFLNQVRSHVKSSMRFPHAEEVTCGGNALPFHAAIRLKMIRTGLIKTGNKISGLNVCVQVVKNKLAPGKKKSELGIHFGHGFYVEREVLELACEHGVIIREGTSYFIEGEVIDGKDAAEKYLVENKEVLDTVVEILRNQLFKM, from the exons ATGA TTGAAGCTTCAGATTGTGAACTTGATGAAGTTCCAGATGATAGCAAAGTAGCGGAGAAAGACACTGCTCTACATTTAGCATTATCACAGCTTTCGGGTGATTTTGATAAAGGCTCCAAGTTGTCATTGCAGCGGTTTCTCAGAAAAAGGAGAGTTTCTGTGATACCCACTGGTTCCCTTAACCTTGATCTTgctcttggagttggaggattGCCAAAG ggAAGAATGGTTGAGGTTTACGGAAAAGAAGCTTCTGGAAAGACAACTCTAGCTCTTCATATCATCAAGGAAGCTCAAAAGCTTGGAG GTTATTGTGCTTATCTTGATGCTGAGAATGCCATGGATCCTTCTCTAGCTGAATCAATAGGTGTGAACACGGAGGAGCTTCTGATATCACGACCTGATTCTGCTGAAAAGATGCTAAGTATTGTCGATATGCTAACCAAAAGTGGGTCAGTAGACGTAATTGTGGTTGACAGT GTTGCTGCTCTTGCCCCTCAATGTGAACTTGATGTTCCTGTAGGAGAAAGATACAAAGACGCACAATCAAGAATAATGACGCAGGCGCTCAGAAAAATCCACTACTCAATTGGCTATTCTCAGACACTGATCGTTTTTCTTAATCAG GTCAGATCACATGTCAAATCAAGCATGCGTTTCCCCCACGCTGAAGAAGTGACTTGTGGAGGAAACGCATTGCCGTTTCACGCAGCTATACGTCTCAAAATGATAAGAACTGGGCTAATAAAGACTGGCAATAAG ATAAGTGGTCTCAATGTCTGCGTTCAAGTAGTGAAGAATAAACTGGCGCCAGGAAAGAAGAAATCTGAATTGGGAATTCACTTTGGTCATGGTTTCTATGTGGAGAGAGAAGTATTAGAATTGGCTTGTGAGCATGGAGTTATCATAAGAGAAGGAACTAGCTATTTCATCGAAGGCGAGGTCATTGATGGGAAAGACGCAGCTGAGAAGTATCTGGTTGAAAATAAAGAGGTTCTTGATACTGTTGTCGAAATCCTGAGAAACCAGCTTTTCAagatgtga
- the LOC104759692 gene encoding probable inactive purple acid phosphatase 16, with the protein MKKWSLYHLIITVLSLPLISAVGVGGWELSIPTTTATRSSSNLRVREGSPFKIAIFADLHFGEDTWTDWGPRQDVNSVNVMSTVLDSETPDFVVYLGDVVTADNIAIQNASLFWDKAISPTRDRGIPWSTLFGNHDDASFVWPLDWFSSSGIPPVCCPASDDGCAFRGTTRLELIQEEMKSSNGLSHSMIGPKELWPSVSNYVLLVESSDHSKPPVALLYFLDSGGGSYPEVISNAQVEWFKTKSNRLNPDLRIPELIFWHIPSKAYKKVAPRLWIIKPCVGSINKEKVAAQEAENGMMKVLENRSSVKAVFVGHNHGLDWCCPYKNKLWLCFARHTGYGGYGNWPRGSRILEITEMPFRIKSWIRMEDGSVHSAVNLTYD; encoded by the exons ATGAAAAAATGGTCGTTATATCATCTGATCATCACCGTTCTATCTCTTCCACTAATATCAGCCGTAGGAGTAGGAGGATGGGAGCTAAGCATCCCGACGACGACAGCGACGAGGAGTAGTAGTAATCTTCGGGTGCGGGAAGGATCACCGTTCAAGATCGCAATCTTTGCAGACCTCCACTTCGGTGAAGACACGTGGACTGATTGGGGTCCTCGTCAGGATGTTAACTCCGTTAACGTTATGTCCACCGTTCTCGACTCTGAAACTCCAG ATTTTGTGGTCTACTTGGGAGATGTTGTAACGGCTGACAACATAGCAATTCAAAACGcaagcttgttttgggacaaagcAATCTCTCCTACAAGAGACCGAGGCATTCCATGGTCTACTCTCTTTGGTAACCACGATGATGCTTCTTTCGTTTGGCCTTTGGATTGGTTCTCTTCTTCCGGTATCCCTCCTGTTTGCTGCCCCGCATCCGATGATGGATGCGCGTTTAGAGGAACAACGCGGCTGGAACTGATTCAGGAAGAGATGAAGTCTTCCAATGGACTCTCACACTCAATGATTGGTCCTAAGGAGCTATGGCCAAGCGTATCTAACTATGTCCTTCTCGTGGAATCATCGGATCATTCCAAACCACCCGTGGCATTGCTATACTTTCTTGATTCGGGCGGTGGATCATACCCGGAGGTTATCTCAAATGCTCAAGTTGAATGGTTTAAAACCAAGTCTAATAGACTTAATCCCGATTTAAG GATCCCAGAGTTGATATTTTGGCACATACCTAGTAAAGCATACAAGAAAGTAGCTCCCAGGCTATGGATAATAAAACCATGCGTCGGATCAATCAACAAAGAGAAAGTTGCTGCTCAAGAAGCTGAAAATGGGATGATGAAAGTTCTTGAGAACAGATCTTCGGTTAAG GCAGTGTTTGTGGGACACAACCATGGACTAGACTGGTGCTGTCCATACAAAAATAAGCTCTGGCTTTGCTTTGCTAGACACACGGGCTATGGTGGGTACGGAAATTGGCCAAGAGGATCAAGGATTTTGGAGATTACTGAAATGCCTTTTCGTATCAAGTCCTGGATTAGGATGGAAGATGGATCTGTACATAGTGCAGTTAATCTAACATATGATTAG
- the LOC104759909 gene encoding folylpolyglutamate synthase isoform X1: MLVYAKGFLKCGAPGVPFFCDKRKSFFTKTKRGFHSLPSGTRDRIYFNNNLRYSSKSIEVVEKSVIDMDSKEDMADNPALSSYDDAMEALSTLISRRTRGDRTPTSGSRDKLEQVIAYLKILDLEDKIKELKVIHVAGTKGKGSTCVFSEAILRNCGFRTGMFTSPHLIDVRERFRIDGLDISEEKFLQYFWECWKLLKEKAVDGLTMPPLFQFLTVLAFKIFVCEKVDVAVIEVGLGGKLDSTNVIQKPIVCGIASLGMDHMDILGNTLADIALHKAGILKPQIPAFTVPQLSEAMEVLQKTANNLEVPLEVVAPLDLKKLDGVALGLSGDHQLVNAGLAVSLSRCWLQRTGNWEKIFPNQGSKETEIPVAFCRGLATARLHGRAQVVHDVVSDPQGSSGSTETSCGDLIFYLDGAHSPESMEACGRWFSAAVTGNKSLSTAVNGYRRNGEYSKDFNRVSKQILLFNCMEVRDPQVLLPKLVTTCASSGTHISRALFVPSMSTYNKVISGASAIPSDTRRKDLTWQFRLQRLWVKSIQGTDAALDHTLKPDGITALPPHDFLCGDAPHCSGPAGTQVVTSSAVMPSLPLTINWLRDCVRRNPSLKLEVLVTGSLHLVGDVLRLLKR; this comes from the exons ATGCTCGTTTATGCAAAAGGGTTTCTTAAGTGCGGAGCACCTGGAGTTCCATTCTTCTGTGACAAAAGAAAATCCTTTTTCACCAAAACAAAGAGGGGCTTTCATAGTTTACCTTCGGGCACTAGGGATCGTATTTATTTCAACAATA ATCTTAGGTACTCTAGCAAATCAATAGAAGTTGTGGAGAAATCTGTCATTGATATGGATTCAAAGGAAGACATGGCAGATAATCCAGCTTTATCTTCATATGATGATGCCATGGAAGCGCTGTCGACTCTTATTTCTCGTCGAACCCGTGGAGACCGCACACCTACTAGTGGAAGTCGTGACAAGCTTGAACAAGTCATCGCATATCTCAAG ATTTTGGACCTGGAGGACAagataaaagaattaaaagttATTCATGTCGCAGGAACTAAAGGGAAG GGTTCAACATGTGTCTTTAGTGAGGCAATTTTACGTAATTGTGGGTTTCGAACCGGAATGTTTACATCTCCCCACCTGATTGATGTAAGGGAAAGATTCCGAATAGATGG CTTGGATATATCTGAGGAAAAGTTTCTACAGTATTTTTGGGAATGTTGGAAGTTACTGAAG GAGAAAGCTGTTGATGGTCTTACCATGCCGCCTCTTTTTCAGTTCCTCACAGTATTAGcatttaagatttttgtttgtgaaaag GTTGATGTTGCTGTCATTGAAGTTGGACTTGGGGGAAAACTTGACTCGACAAATGTG ATTCAAAAACCTATCGTCTGCGGCATTGCTTCTCTTGGGATGGACCATATGGATATATTGG GAAATACGTTAGCTGATATTGCATTGCATAAGGCTGGGATTCTCAAG CCTCAAATCCCCGCCTTCACAGTACCCCAACTCTCTGAAGCAATGGAAGTTCTTCAGAAAACAGCTAATAATCTTGAG GTTCCTCTGGAAGTAGTAGCGCCTCTTGACCTTAAAAAGTTGGACGGAGTTGCGCTTGGCTTGTCTGGGGATCATCAGCTTGTAAATGCAGGTCTTGCTGTTTCTCTTTCAAGATGCTGGCTTCAGAGAACTGGGAATTGGGAGAAGATATTTCCAAAT CAGGGAAGCAAGGAAACTGAGATTCCCGTGGCGTTCTGTCGTGGTCTTGCAACGGCACGTCTTCATGGGAGAGCTCAAGTTGTTCATGATGTAGTTTCAGATCCACAGGGATCGTCAGGTTCGACGGAAACTTCATGCGGTGATCTGATCTTTTACTTGGATGGAGCTCACAGTCCAGAAAGCATGGAGGCTTGTGGTCGATGGTTCTCTGCTGCAGTCACAGGAAACAAAAGCTTGTCGACTGCTGTCAATGGGTACAGGAGAAATGGGGAGTATAGTAAAGACTTTAACAGAGTCTCCAAACAG ATTCTTCTGTTCAACTGCATGGAAGTGAGAGACCCTCAAGTTTTACTTCCAAAGCTCGTCACCACTTGCGCTTCCTCAG GTACTCATATCTCAAGAGCACTTTTTGTCCCGAGCATGTCTACTTACAACAAGGTCATTTCGGGTGCATCAGCGATTCCTTCGGATACACGTAGAAAGGATTTGACTTGGCAATTTAGACTACAAAGACTATGGGTTAAATCAATCCAAGGAACAG ATGCTGCCCTTGACCATACACTGAAACCCGATGGTATAACAGCCTTACCACCTCATGATTTCCTATGTGGAGATGCACCTCATTGTAGTGGACCTGCAGGGACACAAGTCGTCACTTCCAGCGCTGTAATGCCTTCATTGCCATTGACTATAAACTGGCTACGAGACTGCGTGCGTCGAAACCCTTCACTGAAACTAGAG GTTTTGGTCACAGGATCGCTACATCTTGTTGGAGATGTGCTCAGATTGCTAAAGAGatga
- the LOC104759909 gene encoding folylpolyglutamate synthase isoform X2, giving the protein MLVYAKGFLKCGAPGVPFFCDKRKSFFTKTKRGFHSLPSGTRDRIYFNNNLRYSSKSIEVVEKSVIDMDSKEDMADNPALSSYDDAMEALSTLISRRTRGDRTPTSGSRDKLEQVIAYLKILDLEDKIKELKVIHVAGTKGKGSTCVFSEAILRNCGFRTGMFTSPHLIDVRERFRIDGLDISEEKFLQYFWECWKLLKEKAVDGLTMPPLFQFLTVLAFKIFVCEKVDVAVIEVGLGGKLDSTNVIQKPIVCGIASLGMDHMDILGNTLADIALHKAGILKPQIPAFTVPQLSEAMEVLQKTANNLEVPLEVVAPLDLKKLDGVALGLSGDHQLVNAGLAVSLSRCWLQRTGNWEKIFPNGSKETEIPVAFCRGLATARLHGRAQVVHDVVSDPQGSSGSTETSCGDLIFYLDGAHSPESMEACGRWFSAAVTGNKSLSTAVNGYRRNGEYSKDFNRVSKQILLFNCMEVRDPQVLLPKLVTTCASSGTHISRALFVPSMSTYNKVISGASAIPSDTRRKDLTWQFRLQRLWVKSIQGTDAALDHTLKPDGITALPPHDFLCGDAPHCSGPAGTQVVTSSAVMPSLPLTINWLRDCVRRNPSLKLEVLVTGSLHLVGDVLRLLKR; this is encoded by the exons ATGCTCGTTTATGCAAAAGGGTTTCTTAAGTGCGGAGCACCTGGAGTTCCATTCTTCTGTGACAAAAGAAAATCCTTTTTCACCAAAACAAAGAGGGGCTTTCATAGTTTACCTTCGGGCACTAGGGATCGTATTTATTTCAACAATA ATCTTAGGTACTCTAGCAAATCAATAGAAGTTGTGGAGAAATCTGTCATTGATATGGATTCAAAGGAAGACATGGCAGATAATCCAGCTTTATCTTCATATGATGATGCCATGGAAGCGCTGTCGACTCTTATTTCTCGTCGAACCCGTGGAGACCGCACACCTACTAGTGGAAGTCGTGACAAGCTTGAACAAGTCATCGCATATCTCAAG ATTTTGGACCTGGAGGACAagataaaagaattaaaagttATTCATGTCGCAGGAACTAAAGGGAAG GGTTCAACATGTGTCTTTAGTGAGGCAATTTTACGTAATTGTGGGTTTCGAACCGGAATGTTTACATCTCCCCACCTGATTGATGTAAGGGAAAGATTCCGAATAGATGG CTTGGATATATCTGAGGAAAAGTTTCTACAGTATTTTTGGGAATGTTGGAAGTTACTGAAG GAGAAAGCTGTTGATGGTCTTACCATGCCGCCTCTTTTTCAGTTCCTCACAGTATTAGcatttaagatttttgtttgtgaaaag GTTGATGTTGCTGTCATTGAAGTTGGACTTGGGGGAAAACTTGACTCGACAAATGTG ATTCAAAAACCTATCGTCTGCGGCATTGCTTCTCTTGGGATGGACCATATGGATATATTGG GAAATACGTTAGCTGATATTGCATTGCATAAGGCTGGGATTCTCAAG CCTCAAATCCCCGCCTTCACAGTACCCCAACTCTCTGAAGCAATGGAAGTTCTTCAGAAAACAGCTAATAATCTTGAG GTTCCTCTGGAAGTAGTAGCGCCTCTTGACCTTAAAAAGTTGGACGGAGTTGCGCTTGGCTTGTCTGGGGATCATCAGCTTGTAAATGCAGGTCTTGCTGTTTCTCTTTCAAGATGCTGGCTTCAGAGAACTGGGAATTGGGAGAAGATATTTCCAAAT GGAAGCAAGGAAACTGAGATTCCCGTGGCGTTCTGTCGTGGTCTTGCAACGGCACGTCTTCATGGGAGAGCTCAAGTTGTTCATGATGTAGTTTCAGATCCACAGGGATCGTCAGGTTCGACGGAAACTTCATGCGGTGATCTGATCTTTTACTTGGATGGAGCTCACAGTCCAGAAAGCATGGAGGCTTGTGGTCGATGGTTCTCTGCTGCAGTCACAGGAAACAAAAGCTTGTCGACTGCTGTCAATGGGTACAGGAGAAATGGGGAGTATAGTAAAGACTTTAACAGAGTCTCCAAACAG ATTCTTCTGTTCAACTGCATGGAAGTGAGAGACCCTCAAGTTTTACTTCCAAAGCTCGTCACCACTTGCGCTTCCTCAG GTACTCATATCTCAAGAGCACTTTTTGTCCCGAGCATGTCTACTTACAACAAGGTCATTTCGGGTGCATCAGCGATTCCTTCGGATACACGTAGAAAGGATTTGACTTGGCAATTTAGACTACAAAGACTATGGGTTAAATCAATCCAAGGAACAG ATGCTGCCCTTGACCATACACTGAAACCCGATGGTATAACAGCCTTACCACCTCATGATTTCCTATGTGGAGATGCACCTCATTGTAGTGGACCTGCAGGGACACAAGTCGTCACTTCCAGCGCTGTAATGCCTTCATTGCCATTGACTATAAACTGGCTACGAGACTGCGTGCGTCGAAACCCTTCACTGAAACTAGAG GTTTTGGTCACAGGATCGCTACATCTTGTTGGAGATGTGCTCAGATTGCTAAAGAGatga
- the LOC104759982 gene encoding gibberellin-regulated protein 13: MATKLSTIVFSIVVLHLLLSAHMHPIRLESPAPQPQPPQSQPSHHNSSQYGTTEGSLQPQECGPRCGDRCSNTQYKKPCLFFCNKCCTKCLCVPPGTYGNKQVCPCYNNWKTQTGGPKCP, from the exons atgGCAACAAAACTTAGCACCATTGTTTTCTCCATTGTTGTGTTACATCTTCTTCTGTCTGCCCATATGCAT CCTATACGCTTGGAATCTCCTGctccacaaccacaaccaccacAGTCGCAACCATCGCATCACAATAGCTCTCAA TACGGTACTACTGAAGGCAGTCTTCAACCCCAAG AGTGTGGGCCTAGGTGTGGAGATAGATGCTCGAATACACAATACAagaagccatgtttattcttctGCAACAAATGTTGTACCAAGTGCTTGTGTGTACCTCCAGGTACTTATGGTAACAAGCAAGTATGTCCTTGCTACAACAACTGGAAGACTCAGACCGGTGGACCAAAATGCCCTTAA